One window of Robiginitalea biformata HTCC2501 genomic DNA carries:
- a CDS encoding VCBS repeat-containing protein yields MKKICGVFFTLIALAGCQEAPVYLFRELPPAESGISFSNTLQESPDLNILNYLYYYNGAGLAVADFNGDDLPDLYFTANQAPDALYLNMGNLKFREITREAGIENADGWTTGVTHVDINGDGLLDIYVCQASGYRALRGRNLLYVHQGLTEEGIPQFAERAAEYGLDFSGLATQAAFFDYDRDGDLDLFLMNHSVHPNRTYGKGSQREGYDALAGDRLLRNDDGNFVDVSREAGIFQGKAGYGLGLSVGDLNNDGFPDIYVGNDFFENDYLYMNRGDGSFQEIISQAASPIGHTTHFSMGNDIGDINNDGHVDIVSLDMLPEDLVTYKTSGLEYGYPIYQQYLKNGFAPQYMQNTLQLNTGDGRFSEIGFLSGMASTEWSWGTLLADFDNDGLKDLFISNGIRGATNDMDYMNFIANEDIQRRIDAGMTDADMPLTREIPAKKVPNYIFRNTGELGFEDMGGQWMASEPTYSHGSVYADLDRDGDLDLVVNHMDRPAAIYENTGEGGAALRVTFTGRDPNALGIGARVAVYSGGQVQVGENFPTRGYLSTVAPELHFGLGAASRADSLLVIWPDGAYQTLHGLPSGETIRLEQKDASGNYYGWADPASHPGTWQQADSLIPFVHRENPTLDFDREPLIPFAYSNQGPSVSTVDFNRDGRDDVFIGGAKRQASVLFLQTENGEFQSAFDPLFGEDALNEDTAHLFFDADGDTWPDLLVASGGNEFTGGEPLQPRLYFNQKGTPVKDRGAFAGIALNASDMAAFDLEGDGDLDVLIVADATPGAYGEPPRHYLLENDGTGRFTDVTVERMPEILEVGAVSSIAVADLDGDGREELALAGHWAPVTVFTRRDGNWERMEAGGLSHSSGWWNSLTAVDIDGDGDRDLVAGNWGLNSKFRASPEEPLRLYRNDFDENGSVEPLVTYFHNGVETPFASRDELGKQMPFLNKKFRTYKGFAQASLADLFGEEALGQSRIRQVEELRSMVFINDGEANFTPRALPKIAQASAVFDIFADDFDGDLHPDLLLVGNFFEISTQLGRLDALPGLVLKGDGAGGFSWSREGSLPLPGAARKVDTLRINGDKTYIIGRNNTSPVLMQKR; encoded by the coding sequence ATGAAAAAGATTTGTGGCGTATTTTTTACACTTATTGCACTGGCCGGTTGCCAGGAGGCCCCTGTCTACCTGTTCCGGGAACTCCCGCCGGCGGAATCCGGTATTTCCTTTTCCAACACGCTACAGGAATCCCCCGACCTGAACATCCTGAATTACCTGTACTATTACAATGGGGCGGGGCTAGCCGTTGCGGATTTTAACGGGGACGACCTCCCCGACCTGTATTTTACCGCAAACCAGGCGCCTGACGCCTTATACCTGAATATGGGGAATCTGAAATTCCGGGAGATAACCCGGGAAGCCGGGATCGAAAACGCAGATGGCTGGACAACGGGTGTTACCCATGTAGATATCAACGGGGACGGCCTGCTGGACATCTATGTCTGCCAGGCATCCGGATACCGGGCGCTCCGGGGGAGGAACCTCCTGTATGTGCACCAGGGCCTTACGGAGGAAGGCATACCGCAATTCGCAGAGCGCGCCGCCGAATACGGGTTGGATTTCTCCGGGCTGGCCACCCAGGCGGCATTTTTCGATTACGACCGGGACGGCGACCTGGACCTCTTCCTGATGAACCATTCCGTACACCCCAACCGGACGTACGGGAAGGGTTCCCAGCGCGAGGGATACGATGCCCTTGCCGGGGACCGCCTGCTGCGCAACGACGACGGGAACTTTGTGGACGTAAGCCGGGAGGCGGGTATTTTTCAGGGAAAAGCGGGTTACGGGCTGGGCCTGAGCGTCGGGGACCTGAACAACGACGGGTTCCCGGATATCTATGTGGGCAACGATTTCTTTGAAAACGACTATCTCTACATGAACCGCGGCGACGGCAGTTTCCAGGAGATCATCTCGCAGGCCGCCTCGCCCATTGGACATACCACCCATTTCAGCATGGGGAATGACATCGGGGACATCAACAATGACGGGCATGTGGATATTGTATCCCTGGATATGCTGCCCGAAGACCTGGTCACCTACAAGACATCCGGCCTGGAATACGGGTACCCGATTTACCAGCAATACCTGAAAAATGGATTTGCCCCCCAGTACATGCAGAATACGCTCCAACTAAATACCGGGGATGGCCGGTTTTCCGAAATTGGGTTCCTGAGCGGGATGGCCAGCACGGAATGGTCCTGGGGGACCCTGCTGGCCGATTTCGACAACGACGGGCTCAAAGACCTGTTTATCAGCAACGGTATCCGGGGGGCGACCAACGACATGGACTACATGAATTTTATCGCCAACGAGGATATCCAGCGGCGCATCGACGCAGGGATGACGGATGCGGACATGCCCCTCACCCGGGAAATCCCTGCCAAAAAGGTGCCGAACTATATATTCCGGAATACCGGGGAACTCGGCTTCGAGGATATGGGGGGGCAGTGGATGGCCTCGGAGCCCACTTACAGCCACGGTTCCGTTTACGCAGACCTGGACCGGGATGGCGACCTGGACCTGGTGGTAAACCACATGGACCGGCCTGCCGCAATCTATGAAAACACCGGGGAGGGCGGGGCTGCCCTCCGGGTCACCTTTACCGGCAGGGACCCCAACGCGCTGGGGATAGGCGCACGGGTAGCCGTTTATTCCGGGGGGCAGGTCCAGGTAGGGGAAAATTTCCCTACGCGGGGCTATCTTTCTACGGTTGCCCCGGAACTCCACTTTGGACTCGGGGCTGCAAGCAGGGCGGATTCCCTTTTGGTTATCTGGCCGGACGGCGCATACCAGACCCTGCACGGGCTGCCGTCCGGGGAAACCATCCGCCTGGAACAAAAGGATGCCTCCGGGAATTATTACGGGTGGGCGGATCCTGCCAGCCACCCCGGCACCTGGCAACAGGCCGACAGCCTGATTCCATTCGTACACAGAGAAAACCCCACCTTGGATTTTGACCGGGAACCGTTGATCCCGTTTGCCTATTCCAACCAGGGACCTTCCGTCTCCACCGTCGATTTTAACCGGGATGGACGGGACGATGTTTTTATCGGGGGGGCGAAACGACAGGCCTCGGTGTTATTCCTGCAAACGGAAAACGGGGAATTCCAGTCCGCGTTCGATCCGCTTTTCGGGGAAGATGCCCTGAACGAGGATACGGCCCACCTCTTTTTTGATGCCGATGGGGACACCTGGCCGGACCTTTTGGTAGCCAGCGGGGGGAATGAATTTACCGGCGGGGAGCCCCTGCAGCCCCGGCTGTACTTTAACCAAAAAGGGACGCCCGTTAAGGACCGGGGCGCATTTGCCGGAATTGCCCTGAATGCCTCGGATATGGCCGCCTTTGACCTGGAGGGGGACGGTGACCTGGACGTACTCATTGTGGCAGACGCCACCCCCGGCGCCTATGGCGAGCCCCCCCGGCATTACCTCCTGGAAAATGACGGGACCGGACGCTTTACGGACGTGACCGTGGAGCGGATGCCTGAAATCCTGGAAGTCGGCGCGGTAAGCAGCATTGCAGTGGCCGACCTGGACGGGGACGGGCGGGAGGAACTCGCTTTGGCGGGGCACTGGGCCCCGGTAACCGTATTTACCCGCCGGGACGGCAACTGGGAACGCATGGAAGCAGGGGGACTGTCCCATTCGTCGGGTTGGTGGAACAGTCTCACGGCTGTGGATATCGATGGGGACGGAGACCGGGACCTGGTAGCAGGCAACTGGGGGCTGAACAGCAAATTCCGGGCATCCCCGGAGGAGCCCCTGCGCCTCTATCGCAACGATTTCGACGAAAACGGCTCGGTGGAGCCCCTGGTAACCTATTTCCACAACGGGGTGGAGACTCCCTTTGCCTCCCGGGACGAATTGGGGAAACAAATGCCCTTTTTAAACAAGAAATTCAGGACCTATAAAGGGTTTGCGCAGGCCAGCCTGGCAGACCTGTTCGGGGAGGAAGCCCTGGGGCAATCCCGCATCCGGCAGGTAGAGGAATTGCGGAGTATGGTATTTATCAACGACGGGGAGGCGAATTTTACCCCCAGGGCGCTTCCGAAAATAGCCCAGGCCTCGGCGGTTTTTGATATTTTCGCGGACGATTTTGACGGCGACCTCCACCCCGACCTGCTCCTGGTGGGCAACTTTTTCGAGATCAGCACGCAACTGGGGCGCCTGGATGCACTCCCGGGGCTGGTGCTCAAAGGGGACGGGGCCGGTGGATTTAGCTGGTCCCGGGAGGGGTCCCTGCCGCTCCCCGGTGCCGCCCGCAAGGTGGATACCCTTCGGATAAACGGCGATAAAACCTATATCATTGGACGGAACAACACCTCCCCCGTCCTGATGCAAAAAAGATGA
- a CDS encoding VCBS repeat-containing protein gives MIKRTGILACIGIILASCQDGGNQFAAPPASDTGIDFVNRLQESNELNILDYLYFYNGGGVAVGDINGDDLPDIYFSGNQVPNRLYLNEGDMKFRDITESAGVAGNSTWNTGVVMADVNADGLLDIYVCAVVGINGFSGHNELFINNGDNTFTERASEYGLDFDTFSSNAAFFDYDGDGDLDMYLLNHAVHTQDSYGKASLRYQRNYDTGDKLMRNDNGRFTEVSEAAGIYGGINGYGLGLAVSDFNQDGYPDLYVGNDFHEDDYFYLNNGDGTFTESLRAYFGHTSRFSMGSDVADINNDGRPDLISLDMLPEDEVPLKSSEGDDKWQTQQLRTEDFGYYYQFTRNMLYVNQPDGRFMETALMSGVAATDWSWSALFADYDLDGHQDLFISNGIPKRPNDLDFVRFISNEQISSKMDNTRLVDQKALDMMPSGNVHNYIFQGGSDLRFTDRSGDWIGRDTTLSGATATADLDNDGDLDLVISNINQEATVLVNRGGGDNHFLKLRLQHGASNPFGIGTKALAYSGGTVRYRELFPVRGFQASSEPVIHFGFPAGTRVDSLQIVWPDNTFQTLLQPGLDQTLTVRPEQVRPYRYDSSPDRQPQQTLFRRVAGNLGLDFTHREDRYTDFNREKLLPYSLADRGPAVAAGDLDGDGREDIYFGGSKREPARVYLQRDTAFVRSAMPPATRDSVQENIYAVIRDLNGDGANDLVVANGGSDYFGASQYLANTYYTKAGDSLKAQPLPEDFANSSVIRPFDFDQDGDLDLFVGNQSVTGSFGKRPDSHLLLNENGFFNPSPDFDGTGLGMVTDALWTDFNGDGQTDLIVVGEWMAPRFYANRQGRFTEEDASRVTGLWQAIAPFDMDQDGDTDYVLGNWGTNSKFSAPENFPMRLYLSDFDQSGSTDPVIATAREGRYYPLVGLDELASQMVSLRKKYPNYRDFAGRSVEEIFGPEALREAEVLEVSELRSGFLRNENGRFEFVPFAPMLQVAPILELLPHDFDGDGREEILAAGNYFGVKPYQGRLDSFPGALIGGENKILLANRTGLDLMHQSVRRLEVIRMGQKPYLLVVFNDAPAAVYELTNTKIAYP, from the coding sequence ATGATTAAGCGTACGGGCATATTGGCATGTATCGGCATCATTCTGGCATCCTGCCAGGACGGGGGTAACCAGTTTGCCGCCCCGCCGGCGTCGGATACCGGGATCGATTTTGTGAACCGGCTGCAGGAATCCAACGAACTGAACATCCTGGACTACCTCTATTTTTACAATGGGGGAGGCGTGGCCGTGGGCGACATCAACGGGGACGACCTGCCGGATATCTACTTTTCCGGGAACCAGGTGCCCAACCGCCTGTACCTGAATGAGGGGGATATGAAATTCCGGGATATCACGGAATCGGCCGGGGTAGCCGGCAACAGCACCTGGAACACCGGGGTGGTCATGGCCGACGTAAATGCGGACGGCCTCCTGGACATCTATGTCTGCGCCGTGGTGGGGATCAACGGGTTCTCCGGCCACAACGAATTGTTTATCAACAACGGGGACAACACCTTTACCGAACGGGCATCGGAGTACGGCCTGGATTTTGACACCTTCAGTTCCAATGCCGCCTTCTTCGATTACGACGGGGACGGCGACCTGGACATGTACCTGCTGAACCACGCCGTCCATACCCAGGACTCCTACGGGAAGGCTTCCCTCCGATATCAGCGGAACTACGACACGGGCGACAAACTGATGCGAAACGACAACGGCCGGTTTACCGAGGTCAGCGAGGCGGCGGGCATCTACGGGGGGATCAACGGCTACGGCCTGGGCCTGGCAGTCTCCGATTTCAACCAGGACGGGTACCCGGACCTGTACGTGGGCAACGACTTCCACGAGGACGATTACTTCTACCTGAACAACGGGGATGGTACGTTTACCGAAAGCCTGCGCGCGTATTTCGGGCACACGAGCCGCTTTTCGATGGGGAGCGACGTGGCGGACATCAACAACGACGGGCGGCCCGACCTGATATCCCTCGATATGCTGCCGGAAGACGAGGTCCCCCTGAAGTCGTCGGAAGGGGACGACAAGTGGCAAACCCAGCAATTGCGAACGGAAGACTTCGGCTACTACTACCAGTTTACGCGGAACATGCTCTATGTAAACCAGCCGGACGGCCGGTTTATGGAGACCGCCCTGATGAGCGGGGTGGCGGCCACGGACTGGAGTTGGAGCGCCCTGTTTGCCGACTACGACCTGGATGGCCACCAGGACCTGTTTATCTCCAACGGCATCCCCAAACGCCCGAATGACCTGGATTTTGTCCGGTTTATCTCCAACGAGCAGATCAGCAGCAAAATGGACAACACGCGCCTGGTAGACCAGAAGGCGCTGGACATGATGCCCTCCGGGAATGTCCACAACTATATTTTCCAGGGGGGCAGCGACCTGCGGTTTACCGACCGGTCCGGGGACTGGATTGGCCGGGACACCACGCTCTCCGGCGCCACCGCAACCGCCGACCTCGACAACGACGGCGACCTGGACCTGGTAATCAGCAACATCAACCAGGAGGCCACTGTGTTGGTCAACCGGGGCGGAGGCGACAACCACTTCCTGAAACTGCGGCTGCAGCACGGGGCGTCCAACCCCTTCGGGATCGGGACCAAGGCGCTGGCCTATTCCGGGGGTACGGTCCGGTATCGGGAGCTCTTCCCGGTACGGGGGTTCCAGGCTTCCTCCGAGCCCGTCATCCATTTTGGATTTCCGGCGGGCACCCGGGTGGATTCCCTCCAAATCGTCTGGCCGGACAATACCTTTCAAACCCTGCTGCAGCCGGGCCTTGACCAGACGCTAACCGTCCGCCCGGAGCAGGTGCGGCCCTATCGGTACGATTCCAGTCCGGACCGGCAGCCGCAGCAGACACTTTTCCGTCGGGTAGCCGGAAACCTGGGGCTGGACTTTACCCACCGGGAAGACCGGTATACGGATTTCAACCGGGAAAAACTACTGCCCTACAGCCTGGCGGACCGGGGGCCGGCCGTTGCAGCCGGCGACCTGGACGGAGACGGCAGGGAGGATATTTATTTCGGGGGGTCCAAGCGGGAGCCCGCCCGGGTCTACCTCCAGCGGGATACGGCCTTTGTCCGTTCTGCCATGCCGCCCGCCACCCGGGACAGCGTACAGGAAAACATCTACGCGGTTATCCGGGACCTCAACGGTGACGGGGCCAACGACCTGGTAGTGGCCAACGGGGGATCGGATTACTTTGGCGCCTCCCAGTACCTCGCCAACACGTATTATACGAAAGCGGGCGACAGCCTCAAGGCGCAACCCCTTCCAGAGGATTTTGCCAACTCATCGGTCATCCGGCCTTTCGATTTTGATCAGGACGGGGATCTGGACCTGTTTGTCGGCAACCAGTCGGTCACCGGGTCGTTTGGGAAGCGGCCGGATTCCCACCTGCTGCTGAACGAAAACGGCTTCTTCAACCCCTCCCCGGATTTTGACGGGACAGGCCTGGGCATGGTGACGGATGCCCTTTGGACGGATTTTAACGGGGACGGTCAGACAGACCTGATCGTAGTTGGGGAATGGATGGCCCCGCGGTTCTACGCCAACCGGCAGGGTCGGTTTACAGAAGAAGACGCGTCCCGCGTTACGGGGTTGTGGCAAGCCATCGCCCCGTTCGATATGGACCAGGATGGGGATACGGACTACGTACTGGGGAATTGGGGGACCAATTCCAAATTCAGTGCCCCGGAAAATTTCCCGATGCGTCTCTATCTGTCGGATTTTGACCAATCCGGCAGCACGGACCCGGTGATCGCCACGGCCAGGGAAGGCCGTTATTACCCGCTGGTCGGATTGGATGAGCTGGCTTCCCAAATGGTATCGCTCCGGAAGAAATACCCGAATTACAGAGATTTTGCAGGCCGGTCGGTGGAAGAAATCTTTGGTCCGGAAGCCCTCCGGGAAGCGGAGGTACTGGAAGTTTCCGAATTGCGTTCGGGCTTCCTCAGAAATGAAAACGGCCGCTTTGAGTTCGTCCCGTTTGCACCGATGCTGCAGGTGGCCCCCATCCTGGAATTGCTGCCCCACGATTTTGACGGAGACGGGCGGGAAGAAATCCTGGCAGCCGGCAACTACTTCGGGGTAAAACCCTACCAGGGGCGCCTCGATTCATTCCCGGGGGCCTTGATAGGCGGAGAAAATAAAATACTTTTGGCCAACCGGACCGGCCTGGACCTCATGCACCAATCCGTGCGGAGGCTGGAGGTGATCCGCATGGGCCAGAAACCCTATCTGCTGGTGGTCTTCAACGATGCGCCGGCAGCAGTTTACGAATTGACAAATACCAAAATAGCATACCCATGA
- a CDS encoding VCBS repeat-containing protein — MKIPVRICIGFALALAACGEKQPEAAADTATVTPLFTLMPPDSTGIDFVNQVENQKDFNIFKYRNFYNGGGVALGDINNDGLTDIFLTGNMVRNRLFLNKGDFRFEDITETAGVGGDKPWSTGVTMADINADGLLDIYVSNAGNMEGNNHDNDLYINNGDLTFTERAAEFNLAETGFSTHATFFDYDKDGDLDAYILNNSNIPVSSLGYAEQREVRAQDWEGVPHIFRGVGDMLLRNDGGTFTDVSEEAGIYGSLIGFGLGVLVSDFNQDLYPDIYVSNDFYERDYLYINNRDGTFSEQIKEWTGHLSLSAMGIDIGDINNDGYQDVFITDMLPEPEERVKSVMEFEGYNVYDLKRGKDFYQQYIQNTLQLNNGNGTFSEVAYFSGVDATDWSWAGLLFDMDNDGLRDIFVTNGINHDLTDLDFVDFFANEIIQKMALTGKKESIDSIIQKMPIKPQPNYAFRNNGDITFDNANADWGFEIPTRSNGAAYGDLDNDGDLDLVINNVNMQAFLYRNETDNQKDHHYVRLRFRGPKKNPFGIGATVRLYAGKNVLVQELVPSRGFQSSIDYVMALGLGDARTIDSLRVIWPDDRTQLLEGLEADREWVLDHGEAGDTYVPPKPTPQPSLLTEIPLERVEAHREDAYNDFDHEGLIYSKLSQEGPALAVADVDGDGNDDFFLGGGSGQPGALYLHSGNGRVAPQRTPAFEADSDQEDTAAAFFDADGDGDPDLLVASGGNQADRYRSYRPRLYLNDGAGRFTRAPGELPTRTKNMSVVAPRDFDGDGDIDVFIGSRSVVGVYGVNPDHLFLENDGTGQFRDVTERVGNDLKDAGMVTDAVWADMDQDGRDDLVTVSDWGIPAIYRNNGRRISKIPTSLDSLDGWWGSVAAADLDGDGDLDLVLGNQGANLHYKPEPGKPMKMWVNDFDNNGTLEQVVTLTTESGDYPLHQKKELTAQVVSLKKENLKASVYARRTIQELFPPELVSRSIVKTSRVSESVIAINEGNGSFRIQPLPYRVQLSCICGISCEDVNGDGNLDLIMAGNNFEFKPQFSRLDAGYGNVLLGNGDLDFEWQPYETSGFVLREEVKYLRTLRDASGRRYLLAALNENQPKLFAIND, encoded by the coding sequence ATGAAAATACCTGTCAGAATTTGTATTGGGTTTGCCCTGGCCCTGGCGGCTTGCGGGGAAAAGCAGCCGGAGGCGGCTGCGGATACGGCAACGGTCACTCCGCTGTTTACGCTGATGCCACCGGACAGTACGGGGATCGATTTTGTGAACCAGGTAGAAAACCAGAAAGACTTCAATATCTTCAAGTACCGGAATTTCTACAACGGCGGGGGGGTGGCCCTCGGGGATATCAATAACGACGGCCTTACGGATATCTTCCTCACCGGGAACATGGTCCGCAACCGGCTTTTCCTGAACAAGGGCGATTTCCGGTTTGAGGACATCACGGAAACGGCCGGCGTGGGAGGCGACAAACCGTGGTCTACGGGGGTTACCATGGCCGACATCAATGCGGACGGCCTGCTGGACATCTACGTGAGCAACGCCGGGAACATGGAAGGCAACAACCACGACAACGACCTGTATATCAACAACGGCGACCTGACCTTTACCGAGCGGGCGGCGGAATTCAACCTGGCGGAAACCGGGTTTTCCACGCATGCAACTTTTTTCGACTACGACAAGGACGGCGACCTGGACGCCTATATTCTGAACAACAGCAACATACCCGTCAGCAGCCTGGGCTATGCCGAACAGCGCGAAGTGCGGGCGCAGGACTGGGAAGGCGTGCCGCATATATTCCGGGGCGTAGGCGACATGTTGTTGCGCAACGACGGGGGCACCTTTACGGATGTCAGCGAGGAAGCCGGGATTTACGGCAGCCTGATCGGCTTTGGCCTGGGGGTGCTGGTGTCGGATTTCAACCAGGACCTGTATCCGGACATCTATGTCTCCAATGATTTCTACGAGCGGGACTACCTGTACATCAACAACCGGGACGGCACCTTCTCCGAGCAGATCAAGGAGTGGACGGGCCACCTGAGCCTGTCGGCCATGGGGATAGACATCGGCGACATCAACAACGACGGCTACCAGGACGTGTTTATCACGGACATGCTCCCCGAACCCGAGGAGCGGGTGAAGTCCGTAATGGAATTCGAAGGGTACAACGTCTACGACCTGAAACGCGGCAAGGATTTTTACCAGCAGTACATCCAGAATACGCTCCAGCTGAATAACGGCAACGGGACCTTCTCGGAGGTGGCCTACTTCAGCGGGGTGGATGCCACGGACTGGAGCTGGGCGGGCCTGCTCTTCGATATGGACAACGACGGGCTGCGGGATATTTTTGTCACCAACGGCATCAACCACGACCTGACGGACCTGGATTTTGTCGATTTCTTTGCCAATGAGATCATCCAGAAAATGGCACTGACCGGCAAGAAGGAATCCATCGATTCGATCATCCAGAAAATGCCCATCAAGCCACAACCCAACTACGCCTTCCGGAACAACGGGGACATCACCTTTGACAATGCGAATGCGGACTGGGGGTTTGAGATCCCCACCCGCTCCAACGGCGCGGCCTACGGCGACCTGGACAACGACGGCGACCTGGACCTGGTGATAAACAACGTCAACATGCAGGCCTTCCTCTACCGGAATGAGACGGATAACCAAAAGGACCACCACTATGTGCGGCTGCGATTCAGGGGGCCGAAAAAAAACCCATTCGGCATTGGGGCCACCGTGCGGCTGTATGCCGGCAAGAACGTGCTGGTGCAGGAACTGGTCCCGTCCCGGGGCTTCCAGTCGAGTATCGATTACGTCATGGCGCTCGGCCTGGGGGACGCCCGCACCATCGATTCCCTGCGGGTCATCTGGCCCGACGACCGGACCCAACTCCTGGAAGGCCTGGAGGCCGATCGGGAATGGGTGTTGGACCATGGGGAAGCGGGGGATACCTATGTACCGCCGAAACCGACGCCCCAACCTTCCCTCCTGACCGAAATCCCCCTGGAACGCGTGGAAGCGCACCGGGAGGACGCTTATAACGATTTTGACCACGAAGGCCTGATCTACAGCAAGCTCTCCCAGGAAGGCCCGGCCCTGGCGGTGGCCGACGTGGACGGGGACGGCAATGACGATTTCTTCCTGGGCGGGGGATCCGGGCAGCCGGGTGCCCTCTACCTGCACAGCGGAAACGGCCGGGTGGCCCCGCAGCGCACCCCAGCCTTTGAAGCAGACAGCGACCAGGAAGACACGGCTGCAGCCTTTTTTGACGCGGACGGGGACGGCGATCCGGACCTGCTGGTGGCTTCCGGCGGGAACCAGGCAGACCGCTACCGCAGCTATCGCCCCAGGCTCTACCTGAACGACGGGGCCGGCAGGTTTACCCGGGCCCCCGGCGAATTGCCCACGCGGACCAAGAATATGTCCGTGGTGGCACCCCGGGATTTTGACGGGGACGGGGATATAGACGTATTTATCGGTTCCCGCTCCGTGGTGGGGGTCTATGGGGTCAACCCGGACCACCTCTTCCTGGAAAACGACGGCACCGGGCAGTTCCGGGACGTTACCGAACGGGTGGGCAACGACCTGAAGGATGCGGGCATGGTAACCGACGCTGTCTGGGCAGATATGGACCAGGACGGACGGGACGACCTGGTCACCGTTTCGGACTGGGGCATCCCGGCTATCTACCGGAACAACGGGCGCCGGATCAGCAAGATCCCAACCTCCCTGGACAGCCTGGACGGCTGGTGGGGATCGGTGGCCGCAGCCGACCTGGACGGGGACGGCGACCTGGACCTGGTGTTGGGCAACCAGGGGGCGAACCTGCACTACAAGCCGGAACCCGGGAAACCCATGAAGATGTGGGTGAACGACTTTGACAACAACGGGACCCTGGAACAGGTGGTAACCCTGACTACGGAATCCGGGGACTACCCGCTCCACCAGAAAAAGGAGTTGACGGCCCAGGTGGTTTCTCTGAAAAAGGAAAACTTGAAGGCTTCCGTCTATGCGCGCCGGACCATACAGGAGCTTTTCCCGCCCGAACTGGTAAGCCGTTCCATCGTCAAGACCTCGCGGGTTTCGGAATCCGTGATCGCAATCAACGAGGGGAATGGGTCGTTCCGCATTCAACCGCTCCCCTACCGCGTGCAACTTTCCTGCATTTGCGGCATCAGCTGCGAAGACGTGAACGGGGACGGGAACCTGGACCTGATCATGGCCGGCAACAATTTTGAATTCAAGCCGCAATTCTCCCGTCTCGACGCGGGGTACGGCAATGTATTGCTGGGCAACGGAGACCTGGACTTTGAATGGCAACCCTACGAAACCAGTGGCTTTGTCCTGCGGGAGGAGGTTAAATACCTCCGCACCCTCCGGGATGCCTCGGGCAGGCGCTACCTGTTGGCCGCGCTGAATGAAAACCAACCCAAATTATTTGCCATCAATGATTAA